From the genome of Nicotiana sylvestris chromosome 2, ASM39365v2, whole genome shotgun sequence, one region includes:
- the LOC104245142 gene encoding probable polyol transporter 6, protein MMEKGGGENPIRINKYACACAIVASMISIIFGYDTGVMSGAMIFVKEEFKINDAKTEVLAGILNLCALVGSLCAGRTSDYIGRRYTIVIASLIFLCGSVIMGYGPSYAILLLGRCVAGLGVGFALMIAPVYSAEVSSPSSRGFLTSLPEVGISIGILLGYLSNYIFSRLSLRLGWRMMLGIAAIPSFFLAIGILKMPESPRWLIMKGRLGDAKKILYKVSNDPQEAEFRLREIKQAVGIDENCNDDIVKIPDSVKSQGEGVWKELLLRPTPSLRWILIAGVGIHFFEHATGIEAVILYSHKIFDKAGVHDHSHQILATVGVGFTKFIFIVLSTFLIDKAGRRKLLLTSLSGMVVTLTALGIFLTLAENSGGKLIWALVLSIITTYAVVMFFNIGLGPVTWVYSAEIFPLKYRALGAGIGVAVNRLMNATVSMSFLSISAAITTGGAFFLFAGISVVALIFFYFFLPETKGKSLEEMEAVFTRGRRTENVNREVEIVKH, encoded by the coding sequence GGTGTGATGAGTGGAGCAATGATCTTTGTCAAAGAAGAATTCAAAATCAATGATGCAAAAACAGAAGTACTAGCTGGGATCCTAAATTTATGTGCTTTAGTTGGTTCACTTTGTGCTGGAAGAACCTCTGATTATATTGGCCGACGTTACACCATAGTTATAGCTTCCTTAATTTTCTTGTGTGGATCCGTTATAATGGGATACGGTCCAAGTTACGCGATTTTGTTGTTAGGAAGATGTGTTGCTGGACTTGGTGTTGGTTTTGCACTCATGATCGCACCTGTTTATTCTGCAGAAGTTTCATCTCCATCGTCGCGTGGATTCCTAACTTCTCTTCCAGAAGTTGGAATTAGCATTGGTATTTTACTAGGTTATTTGTCCAattatattttttcaagattgtCACTTAGACTTGGTTGGAGAATGATGTTAGGAATTGCAGCAATTCCTTCATTTTTCTTGGCAATTGGCATTCTCAAAATGCCAGAGTCTCCTAGATGGCTTATTATGAAAGGCCGTTTAGGAGACGCCAAGAAAATATTGTACAAAGTTTCTAATGATCCTCAAGAAGCTGAATTTCGATTGAGGGAAATTAAACAAGCTGTAGGTATCGACGAAAATTGTAACGATGACATTGTCAAGATTCCGGATTCAGTAAAGTCACAAGGTGAAGGTGTTTGGAAAGAATTGCTGCTAAGACCAACACCATCACTTAGATGGATTTTAATTGCTGGTGTGGGAATTCATTTCTTTGAACATGCAACTGGGATTGAAGCTGTAATATTGTACAGCCATAAAATCTTTGACAAAGCAGGAGTTCATGATCATAGTCACCAAATACTAGCCACAGTTGGGGTTGGTTTTACTAAGTTTATATTTATAGTTCTCTCCACTTTCTTGATTGACAAAGCTGGGCGAAGAAAACTATTGTTGACAAGTTTAAGTGGGATGGTAGTGACATTAACTGCACTTGGGATTTTCTTGACTTTGGCAGAAAACTCTGGTGGGAAACTTATTTGGGCTTTGGTCCTTAGCATAATTACAACTTATGCAGTTGTGATGTTTTTCAATATTGGGCTTGGGCCTGTTACTTGGGTATATAGTGCTGAAATATTTCCACTTAAGTACAGGGCATTGGGTGCTGGTATTGGTGTTGCTGTTAATAGGTTGATGAATGCTACTGTTTCAATGAGTTTTCTGTCAATTTCTGCAGCAATTACTACAGGAGGTGCTTTCTTCTTGTTTGCTGGGATATCAGTTGtagctttgattttcttttactttttcttgCCTGAGACTAAAGGAAAGTCTTTGGAAGAAATGGAAGCTGTTTTTACTAGAGGGAGACGTACTGAGAATGTTAACAGAGAGGTGGAGATTGTAAAACATTGA